Genomic segment of Pacificitalea manganoxidans:
CATCAGCGGCTTTTGCCCCGAAACACGCAGTGTCACCCGCGAACGGCCCGTGGCCATCGATTTGGGCGCTGAGCGGCGCAAGCTCGACCAGCTGATGGAAAAGCGCGACCAGTTGCAGGATCGCACCCGTGCGCAGGTTGCCAGTTGTCAGGCCCGCTACCCAGCAGGCTGACGGACCGGGGCGCGCCTAGTGGATTGGGGCCGGAACGGCGTCGAGCAGGGTGCGCCCGCCATCTACGGTGACGATCTGCCCGGTCATGAAGCCCGCGCCTTCGGACGCGAGGAACTGTACCGCCTCGGCCAGCTCCTGCGGCTTGGCGATCCGCGCCATCGGCGTGTGATCCATGATCTGCCCGCGATATTCGGAGTTTTCCTTCAGCGCGGTCTTGAGGCTTTGCGACATGACGGAGCCGAACGCCACGGCATTGACCCGAATGCGGTTTGGGGCCAGCGCGACCGCCATGGAGCGGGTCATCTGATCCAGCGCCGCCGACGCCATCGAATAGCCCAGCAGGCTGGGATTGGTGCGCCGGGCCGCGATGCAGGACAGGTTCACGATCGCGCCTAAAGGCCCGTCTTCGCGGTCGTCGATTTCCGCCTGTTTGATCATCCGTTTCGCGATCAGCTGGGTCAGCCGCAGCGACAGGATCACGTTCTGGTCGATCAGCGTTTCGACACAGTCATTGTCGGGGTCGAGAGGATCGGACGTGGCCATCTGACGGCTGGCATTGACGAGGATGTCGACCCGATCAAAGGCGTCGATCGTCGCGGATAGCAGATTGGCTTGGGTCAGCTTCTCGCGCAGATCGCCAGTAAAGGCACGCTTGGAGCCCTCCTCCCCGGTGTCGCGGTCGATCTCCTTGCGCAGCGCGCCTTCGTCCATATCCGCAAACATGACATTGGCGCCCTGATCGACAAAATGCCGGGCGATGGCGAGGCCGACGCCATTGGCGGCCCCGGTCACGATGGCGGTCTTTCCCGCGATGGAAAAACTCATAGGCTCAAGGCTCCCTTGGCTACCGTGGGCAAAGTCTAGGACAGATCAGCGCGGCTGACGAGAGCCACCGCCCGCGCCGCGTTTCAGCGGGCGTTTGGCAAGATACAGCTTGAACCGGGTGTCGCCGCCCAGATCGCGCAGTTCGGTAAATGCCTCCGACAGCGGCTTCTCATAGGGCAGGTGCCGGTTCGCGACGAGCCACAGCGCACCCGCCGGTTTCAGCAGACGCGCGGCAGCGGCGATGAAGCCTGCCCCCAGCGACGGGTCGGCGGCGCGGCTGGTATGAAAGGGCGGGTTCGTCACCACATGATCGAACGGGGTCGCATCGCTAAAGCGGGTCGCATCCGCCCATTCGAACCGCACGCGGGGATCGGTGATGTTCTGACGGGCGGCCTCCAGCGCGGCATATTCTGCCTCGACCAGCACCAGTTCGCGCAGCTTTTCGTTGCGCAGCAGCGCGGGCGCGAGATAGCCCCAGCCCGCCCCCAAATCAACGACCCGACCGTTTAGCTGTTCGCCAAAGGCCTGAGCCAGCTGGACCGAGCCGAGATCGGGGGCATCTGCGGAAAAGACGCCCGGCGCGGTGATCCAGCCGTCATCGATACGGGTGAAATCGGGCGTCTGCCAGTCATCCAGCGCCCCCTCAGCGGGCGCGAAGGCAAATGTCTTGCCGTGCGCCTTAGAGAACGGCATCCCGGCCTCGCCCCGCTTGCGCAGGTCTTTGAGCAGGCTGTCGATACCGTCGGTCTTCTGTCCGTCGATGATCAGTGTCGGCGCGCAGGGCGCGGCGTGGGCGATCATCGCGCGGGCTTGGGTCTTTGACCGGGGCAGGCACACGATGGCGGCAGCGAATGCCTCCTCCCCGGGGAGGGTCGGGGCCACCTGCCAGCCAGCGGCCTCCCATGCGTCATGCTCGGGGCGGAAGCCATGGACGATCAGGCAACGGTCCTGCGGCAGCCCATCGGTATCGATGTCGGCAGTGGGCCGCAGGATCAGGATCCGCCCGGTGTCGGGCAGGGTGACCGCGCCGGAGGCCAGCGCGAGGGACAGTCTGGGATTGGTCATGAGCAGAGCCGGGCGCGTTCTACGCAGCCGGGCCTTATTCCTTTTCCATGGTGCATTGCAGCGGGTGCTGGTGACGCCGGGCGAAATCCATCACCTGCGCCACTTTGGTTTCGGCAACCTCGTGGCTGAACACGCCGACGACCGCAACGCCCTTCTTGTGGACCACCAGCATCAACTCGAACGACTGCGCATGGGTCATGCCGAAAAACCGTTCCAGCACATGCACGACGAATTCCATCGGCGTATAGTCGTCGTTAAGCAGCAGCACCTTGTAAAGCGGCGGCTTCTGCGTCTTTGGCTTGGTCTTCTGGATCACGCCGGTGTCGTCATCGGTCTTACCGGGCGCGTCTGCCATCATGATGTCAAAGGCCGGAAGGGTCACGGGCGTGCACACTCCTGATTGGTCTGGCCGGGTCACGGATGCGACCCCGCAGAGGGATGGTGGCGGGAACGTCGGGCTCTTTATATAACCGCGACCGCACCGCTGAAAAGGGGCGGCGGCGAAAGGAGGGCTTCGCGAGATGCGCAAATTGACGACAATCGGCTTCGATGCGGATGACACGCTGTGGCACAACGAGCGGTTTTTCAAGCTGACACAGGCCCGGTTCACCGAACTTCTCGCCGATCATGCGGAGCCGGAGCATCTCGACGCGCGGTTGCTGGCGGCGGAGCGGCGCAACCTCGGGCGCTATGGCTACGGCATCAAAGGGTTTGTCCTGTCGATGATCGAAACCGCAATCGAGGTGACCGACGCGCAGGTGCCCGCAGAGGTCATCCGCGCGATTCTGGAATCAGGGCAGGAGATGCTGGCGCATCCGATCGAATTGCTGCCCCACGCCCGCGACGCGATCGAGGCAGTGACCGGCTCTCACACCGTGTTGCTCATCACCAAGGGCGATCTGCTGGATCAGGAGCGCAAGTTGGCGCAATCGGGTCTGGGCGAGTTGTTCGACGGGGTGGAGATCGTGTCCGACAAAACCGAAGCCAGCTATCGGCGGATCTTTGCGCGCCATGGCGACGGTGCGGAGCGGGCTATGATGATCGGTAATTCGATGAAATCCGATGTAGTCCCGGCGTTGGAAGCTGGCGGTTGGGGTGTTTATGTCCCCCATGATCTTGGCTGGGCGCTCGAACATGCGCCGACTCCCAGCAGTCATGCCCGTTTTATGGAACTTTCTGATCTGGGTGGACTGCCGGCCCTAGTCGACGAGATCGGCTGATCTGGGGGCTTGGCGGTCTGTCGCCGCTAGATGTGGCGGGCGGTTCATAAGTGCAAAGAGCATTTGTTTTTTGCGCAGTTTCGTGGATACCTTTTTCGTGTTAGCGTCGCCTTAATTAATGCCGACTCCGGCAAACGGGGCGGCGAGAGGCAGTGAAAGAGGGCAGGCGCGATGACACTCGGGCATGGAAGCCGCTTGGGGCTTTTCTCGATCCTATTCGTTCTCACTTTATTCGGCATAAGCCTGCGATCACACGCAGCGCCCTATGCGGCACTGGTGATCGACGCTCGATCAGGCGAGGTGCTGCATTCCGAAAACGCGGATGCCCGTCTGCATCCGGCCTCTCTCACCAAAATGATGACGCTCTATATCACCTTCGAGGCCGTGCGCCGGGGTGAGTTGACGCTCGACACCAAGGTCAAGATCTCCCAGCACGCCGCCAATGAGCCGCCCTCCAAGCTGGGGCTTCGCGCTGGCCAATCGATCGAGTTGCGTTACCTGATCCGTGCCGCATCGGTCAAATCCGCCAACGATGCCGCCACCGCGCTGGGTGAGGCGATTGCCGGGAGCGAGGCTGCCTTTGCCCGGCGCATGAACCGCACGGCCAAGGCGATGGGCATGAGCCGCACCACTTTCAAAAACGCCCACGGCCTGACCGAAGAGGGTCACCTGTCCACCGCCCGCGACATGACCCTGCTGGGGCGGCACCTGTTTTTCGACTTTCCCGAATACTACAACCTGTTCTCCCGCCGCTCGACCAATGCGGGCGTGCGCGAAGTCGCCAACACCAACCGCAAGTTTCTGGCCGATTACGAAGGCGCGGACGGCATCAAGACGGGTTATACCCGTGCCGCCGGGTTTAACCTCGTGGCCTCTGCGCAGCGCGGCAACGAACGGATCATCGCCACCGTGTTTGGCGGGCGGTCCACCGCATGGCGCAATCAGCGCGTGGCCGAACTGCTCGATCTGGGGTTCAAGCGCGCGCCGACACGGGTCGCGATCCGCAAGCCCGCCGCGCTGAATTATGCCGCCCTGCCGCCTGAGCCCAGCAGCCCCAATATCGTGACGCGCGAAGTGGGCAAGGCGATCAACGTCGAACTGGCCGTGGCGCGCTCCGTCCGCCCCGCCCCCAATCCGGGCCGCAAACTGCAAGCGCCGCCCGAAACGCTGTTGCTGGCCATGCAGGACGAAATCAACGACGCCGTGGCCGAGATCGCCGAAGCGCAGGTCGCAGCGGCTGGGACCACCCCAGACACGACAGCCGCCGATCTGGCTGCCGCGGTAGCCGACGCGGCGACCGCCGCCCCCGAGGTTTTGGCGGATGCCACCGAATTGGCTGTCGTGACGCTGGGCACGCGCCCGATGCCGAATCCGCGCATGGCGGCGGTTGCCGTCCGCAACGCCCAAGCCGCGGCCCCCGCCCCGGTCACACCCGCGCCCGAAGCCGCACCGGTGGAGCTGGCCGATACGGTGCCGATGCCGCGCCCGGAAAACATCTCGCTTGATACCAGTTCCGTTCAGATGGCGGCGCTGGTGCCCCAGCCCATCGCCCTGCCCAGCGGCGAAGCCCCGGCCGAGCAGGAGGTTGTCACCCGCATCTCGACCTCGGGGACCAAGCACTGGGGCGTCAATGTCGGCAGCTATCCTTCGCAGTATAAGGCCGAGCGCGTTTTGCTAAAAACGGCGCTGAAGGAAATGGCCACGCTGCAGGGCTCCCTTCGCAAAGTGGTGCGTCGCCCGACCGGGTATGACGCGAATTTCCTCGGGTTGAGCCAAGAGCAGGCCGAGCTTGCTTGCCGCCGGATGGAAGCGCGCGGCACAGAATGTCGCCCCTTCGGTCCCGGCAGCAGCAGCTGACGGTTCGGAAAACGGTATGAAGAGGGCGGTCCAGCGGGCCGCCTTTTTCATATGTGGGGTTGAGATCGGCGGAGCATGGGTGCGCAGCGCAGCCGTGGCGAAGGCATCACGCTAGGCAGAGCGCGTTAGATACTGCGCAGGCCTTCCCGCACTCCTTAACGGTCCTGTTCGCGCTCCAGCTTCTTGCGGGCGGTGTTTTCGTTCTGGGCCTTCCGCCCGGCCTCCAGCAGACCGGCCTCGACGAAACCCAGATGCCTGTGCATGGCCTCGCGCGCCGCATCGGGGTCGCGGGCGAGGATCGCGTCACGGATAGCGCGGTGTTGGTCTAACAGGGCGCTCCGCGTGGCGCGCTGACGGAACAGGGTCTGCCGATTGTAGAGAACCCCCTCCCGCAGCAGGGCGAACATTGAGCGCATCATGTGCAGCATGATGACGTTATGGCCGGCCTCGACAACGGCCATGTGGAACTCCGCGTCGAGATGCGCCTCGTCATCGGGGCGGCGGCGCTGGTGCGCGGCCTCCATTTTGCCAAACACCGTATCGATCAATGCCAGATCGGTATCCGATCCTGCCCGCGCGGCACGTTCGGCAGCCATGCCCTCCAGATCGCGGCGGAAGCTGACGTAATCCAGCACCGCCTCCTCATGCGCGCCGAACAGCGCGATCAGCGGTGCGGAGAATGCAGAGCCCAGAACTTCGGCGACGAAGATGCCCGCGCTGGGGCGGGTGGTGAGTAGACCGCGTTCTTGCAACGTCGCCAAGGCCTCACGCAGCGACGGGCGGGAGACGGCCATACGTTCGGCCAACTCGCGCTCGGGCGGCAGGCGTTCGCCCGGACGCAGCACCCCACGCAGGATCAGCAACTCGATCTGCCTGATCACGGCATCTGCGCGTTTCTCGGGGGCGATGGGCTCGAACGGCATGATTTCTCCTGCGACGGTCGGATCGTTCTAGACCGGTCCGCACGATTACGAAAGCGGGCGTATGATTGGCCGCGCGGCCGGGGGGGTGAAGACGACAAAGGCCGCCGGGGGTGCCGGCGGCCTTCTGGTTCGTGAGTGGTCTGCAATCCGCCTTGCGGCGCGCCGCTTACTGAGTCGGGCGGATGATGATCTCGACCCGGCGGTTCTGCGCGCGGCCATCGGGGGTCAGGTTCGAGGCGATCGGCTGGTCTTCGCCGCGACCGATGACGCGAACCCGGCTGCCGGCAACGCCCGAACGGGTCAGGACCGATGCCACGGCCTGTGCGCGGCGCTGGCTGAGCTGCTGGTTGTAGGCGGCTTCGCCGGTGTTGTCGGTGTGGCCCACAACATCCACGACGCTGTTGGGGTAGCGCTGCAGGCTAGAGGCAACGGCGCGCAGGTCATCCTGCAGATCGGCACGAACGGCGTAGCTGTCGGTGGCGAACAGGATGTTCTGCGGCATGGTCACGACGAGCGAGTCGCCGGTGTTGACGATCTGGGTGCCGTTGGCGTCGAGCTGCGCGCGCAGTTCGGCTTCCTGGCGGTCAAGCTGTGCCCCGATGGCGGCACCAGCGCCTGCACCGACCAGCGCGCCGATGGCGGCGCCGCGGCGGCGCTCTTCCTCGTCGTCGCCCACAGCCACACCGGCAGCAGCGCCGAGAACAGCGCCAGCCAGCGCGCCGTTGCGGGTTTTGTCACGCTCGTAGGCAGGATCGCCGGTGCCATACATACCCGGGGCACAGGCGGAAAGGGTGAGCGCGCCGAGGGTCACGGCGGCGAGGGAATATTTAAACGTCATCTGTCAGCCTCGTTGTCGAAGTTCATTCATCAACCGCTAAATACGGTGTCCGGTTCCGTTGCAAATTCACATTTTCAGGTGATGAGCGTGAATTCGCCGTGGATGCCGGGCGGCACGGTGACACTGCACCGGGCCCCTGCCGTTCCCTTGCGCGGTTTAGAGGCTGTTATGCAATATCAGCGCCGGTTTCGGCCTCGAACCGGGCGGATTCCCATGCCAGCATCGCGCGCTTTACGGGCAGGCCCCAGTGATAGCCGCCAAGCCCGCCGGATTTGCGCATGGCCCGGTGACAGGGAATCAGCCACGAAATCGGATTGCGCCCCACGGCGGTGCCGACAGCGCGCACCGCTTTGGGGGCGCCGATGGCCTCGGCGATGGTGCCGTAGGTGGTCACATGGCCCGAGGGAATCGCCATGAGCGCCTCCCAGACCTTGATCTGGAACGGCGCGCCAATGGCGTGAAGCGGTGCGCGTCCACCCGAAAACGCGGCCTCGACCCAAGGCGCGATGGCGTCTGGGTCGTCGACCACGCGGGCGGCGGGCCAGCGTCCGCACAGATCGGCGCGCGTGGCGCCCCGCCCGGCCTCCGCCGAAAAGCCCAAGCCGCACAGCCCCCGGTCACTGCCCAAGGCCAGCACCTCCCCGAATGGGCTGTCAAACCACCCGGCATGTAAGGTCAGGCCCGCACCGCCTGCGGCGTAATCGCCCGGTGTCATTGCCTCCCACCGCAAAAACAGATCGTGCAGTCGTCCACCGCCCGACAGCCCCAGTTCGCTTGCGGTTTCCAGTGTCGTGCAGCGGTCCCGCAGCAGGTAACGGGCCTGATCCAGCGTCAGGTATTGTTGGTAGCGTTTGGGGGAGACACCGACCCATTGGCTGAACACCCGTTGAAAATGGGCGGGGCTCATGCCGATCTGCGCCGACAGGTCATCCAGCGTCAAACCCGGCCCGCCCGCGTCGATGATGTCGAGCGCGCGTCGCATGACGCCATAATGATAGGCCGACAGTGCGGGATCAGCCGTCTGTTGCTGGGCTGCATCGGCGGGCAGGGGCGTGGGGGTCGGGCGACCATCGGGCATGGGGGCGATCCTGTGTCTGAACGCGTTGACGAT
This window contains:
- a CDS encoding SDR family NAD(P)-dependent oxidoreductase, which codes for MSFSIAGKTAIVTGAANGVGLAIARHFVDQGANVMFADMDEGALRKEIDRDTGEEGSKRAFTGDLREKLTQANLLSATIDAFDRVDILVNASRQMATSDPLDPDNDCVETLIDQNVILSLRLTQLIAKRMIKQAEIDDREDGPLGAIVNLSCIAARRTNPSLLGYSMASAALDQMTRSMAVALAPNRIRVNAVAFGSVMSQSLKTALKENSEYRGQIMDHTPMARIAKPQELAEAVQFLASEGAGFMTGQIVTVDGGRTLLDAVPAPIH
- a CDS encoding class I SAM-dependent methyltransferase, whose protein sequence is MTNPRLSLALASGAVTLPDTGRILILRPTADIDTDGLPQDRCLIVHGFRPEHDAWEAAGWQVAPTLPGEEAFAAAIVCLPRSKTQARAMIAHAAPCAPTLIIDGQKTDGIDSLLKDLRKRGEAGMPFSKAHGKTFAFAPAEGALDDWQTPDFTRIDDGWITAPGVFSADAPDLGSVQLAQAFGEQLNGRVVDLGAGWGYLAPALLRNEKLRELVLVEAEYAALEAARQNITDPRVRFEWADATRFSDATPFDHVVTNPPFHTSRAADPSLGAGFIAAAARLLKPAGALWLVANRHLPYEKPLSEAFTELRDLGGDTRFKLYLAKRPLKRGAGGGSRQPR
- the clpS gene encoding ATP-dependent Clp protease adapter ClpS; translation: MMADAPGKTDDDTGVIQKTKPKTQKPPLYKVLLLNDDYTPMEFVVHVLERFFGMTHAQSFELMLVVHKKGVAVVGVFSHEVAETKVAQVMDFARRHQHPLQCTMEKE
- a CDS encoding HAD family hydrolase; this translates as MRKLTTIGFDADDTLWHNERFFKLTQARFTELLADHAEPEHLDARLLAAERRNLGRYGYGIKGFVLSMIETAIEVTDAQVPAEVIRAILESGQEMLAHPIELLPHARDAIEAVTGSHTVLLITKGDLLDQERKLAQSGLGELFDGVEIVSDKTEASYRRIFARHGDGAERAMMIGNSMKSDVVPALEAGGWGVYVPHDLGWALEHAPTPSSHARFMELSDLGGLPALVDEIG
- a CDS encoding D-alanyl-D-alanine carboxypeptidase family protein; this encodes MTLGHGSRLGLFSILFVLTLFGISLRSHAAPYAALVIDARSGEVLHSENADARLHPASLTKMMTLYITFEAVRRGELTLDTKVKISQHAANEPPSKLGLRAGQSIELRYLIRAASVKSANDAATALGEAIAGSEAAFARRMNRTAKAMGMSRTTFKNAHGLTEEGHLSTARDMTLLGRHLFFDFPEYYNLFSRRSTNAGVREVANTNRKFLADYEGADGIKTGYTRAAGFNLVASAQRGNERIIATVFGGRSTAWRNQRVAELLDLGFKRAPTRVAIRKPAALNYAALPPEPSSPNIVTREVGKAINVELAVARSVRPAPNPGRKLQAPPETLLLAMQDEINDAVAEIAEAQVAAAGTTPDTTAADLAAAVADAATAAPEVLADATELAVVTLGTRPMPNPRMAAVAVRNAQAAAPAPVTPAPEAAPVELADTVPMPRPENISLDTSSVQMAALVPQPIALPSGEAPAEQEVVTRISTSGTKHWGVNVGSYPSQYKAERVLLKTALKEMATLQGSLRKVVRRPTGYDANFLGLSQEQAELACRRMEARGTECRPFGPGSSS
- a CDS encoding FCD domain-containing protein, which translates into the protein MPFEPIAPEKRADAVIRQIELLILRGVLRPGERLPPERELAERMAVSRPSLREALATLQERGLLTTRPSAGIFVAEVLGSAFSAPLIALFGAHEEAVLDYVSFRRDLEGMAAERAARAGSDTDLALIDTVFGKMEAAHQRRRPDDEAHLDAEFHMAVVEAGHNVIMLHMMRSMFALLREGVLYNRQTLFRQRATRSALLDQHRAIRDAILARDPDAAREAMHRHLGFVEAGLLEAGRKAQNENTARKKLEREQDR
- a CDS encoding OmpA family protein, with product MTFKYSLAAVTLGALTLSACAPGMYGTGDPAYERDKTRNGALAGAVLGAAAGVAVGDDEEERRRGAAIGALVGAGAGAAIGAQLDRQEAELRAQLDANGTQIVNTGDSLVVTMPQNILFATDSYAVRADLQDDLRAVASSLQRYPNSVVDVVGHTDNTGEAAYNQQLSQRRAQAVASVLTRSGVAGSRVRVIGRGEDQPIASNLTPDGRAQNRRVEIIIRPTQ
- a CDS encoding methylated-DNA--[protein]-cysteine S-methyltransferase; protein product: MRRALDIIDAGGPGLTLDDLSAQIGMSPAHFQRVFSQWVGVSPKRYQQYLTLDQARYLLRDRCTTLETASELGLSGGGRLHDLFLRWEAMTPGDYAAGGAGLTLHAGWFDSPFGEVLALGSDRGLCGLGFSAEAGRGATRADLCGRWPAARVVDDPDAIAPWVEAAFSGGRAPLHAIGAPFQIKVWEALMAIPSGHVTTYGTIAEAIGAPKAVRAVGTAVGRNPISWLIPCHRAMRKSGGLGGYHWGLPVKRAMLAWESARFEAETGADIA